One stretch of Lysinibacter cavernae DNA includes these proteins:
- a CDS encoding DUF3054 domain-containing protein, with protein MSSSMESAPVSQHARPVQGRTVMLAAGVDLMFVVMFVLIGRRSHDEGLFSLGALNAIWPFVVGLAVGWMLARAWRNPLGVVLPGVVVWVSTVAVGMLLRVISGQGVQLSFVIVASIFTGLFLLGWRFVTYLIIRRASRAS; from the coding sequence GTGAGCAGCTCAATGGAATCCGCACCTGTCAGCCAGCATGCGCGCCCGGTTCAGGGGCGCACGGTCATGTTGGCGGCGGGTGTTGATCTGATGTTCGTGGTGATGTTTGTACTGATCGGACGGCGAAGCCATGACGAGGGTCTCTTCTCCCTTGGCGCGCTGAACGCTATCTGGCCCTTTGTTGTTGGCCTCGCGGTTGGTTGGATGTTGGCGCGGGCTTGGCGCAACCCGCTCGGCGTTGTTCTACCTGGCGTTGTCGTCTGGGTGAGTACCGTCGCCGTCGGAATGCTGCTTCGCGTTATAAGCGGACAGGGCGTTCAGCTGAGCTTTGTCATCGTTGCGAGTATATTTACCGGATTGTTCTTGCTGGGGTGGCGCTTCGTCACGTACCTGATCATTCGCCGCGCGTCGCGGGCGTCGTAG
- a CDS encoding DUF3097 domain-containing protein, which produces MTDDRYGRDVLAGDWQGKNIPRSRTVEATKDLVVEHTVSEWCGAIVGLSGGYVELADWRNTVRSFPLTDGFLIDGERVTLVAPKPQAATGRARTASGSFAVEDQRARTALPSRIFVEGRHDAELVEKVWGADLRVEGVVVEYLEGVDNLAAVLDVFKPNRQRRVGVLVDHLVPRSKESRLAEQIMAGPHGQHLLIVGHPYVDVWQSVKPARLGLKQWPTVPRTMEWKHGICEAFGWPHEEQADIARAWQRILGQVRSFHDLEPSLLGRVEQLIDFVTEPEG; this is translated from the coding sequence GTGACAGATGACAGATATGGTCGAGACGTGCTCGCCGGCGACTGGCAGGGCAAAAACATACCTCGCTCGCGGACGGTCGAAGCAACAAAAGATCTTGTGGTTGAGCACACCGTGAGTGAGTGGTGCGGGGCGATCGTTGGCCTCTCCGGCGGCTACGTTGAGCTGGCAGACTGGCGCAACACGGTGCGGTCATTTCCGCTCACCGATGGCTTCCTCATCGACGGCGAACGCGTGACGCTTGTTGCCCCAAAACCGCAGGCCGCCACTGGCCGGGCCCGCACGGCATCCGGTTCGTTTGCGGTTGAAGACCAACGGGCGCGAACGGCGCTTCCCAGCCGCATCTTTGTAGAGGGTCGACACGACGCCGAACTCGTCGAGAAGGTCTGGGGTGCCGACCTCAGGGTCGAGGGCGTCGTTGTTGAATACCTTGAGGGCGTTGATAACCTCGCGGCTGTGCTGGATGTGTTCAAGCCAAACCGGCAGCGCCGCGTTGGCGTTCTGGTCGACCACCTTGTGCCACGAAGCAAAGAGAGCCGCCTCGCCGAGCAAATCATGGCGGGACCGCACGGCCAACACCTGCTCATTGTTGGACATCCCTATGTTGACGTTTGGCAATCGGTCAAACCTGCCCGCCTCGGACTGAAACAGTGGCCTACCGTGCCGCGCACTATGGAGTGGAAGCATGGCATCTGCGAAGCGTTTGGCTGGCCACACGAGGAACAGGCGGACATCGCACGGGCTTGGCAGCGAATCCTCGGCCAGGTTCGCAGCTTTCACGACCTCGAACCGAGCCTGCTTGGCAGGGTTGAGCAGCTGATCGATTTTGTGACAGAGCCCGAGGGCTGA
- a CDS encoding MFS transporter, which yields MKLFVDLSPFKYSGAFARLWIGNAVAGIGTQMTLVAVALHIFELTQSTLAVSMVALFSLVPMIIAGLFGGMLADVHDRRKVALAAAIVAWVSTAGIAAIAWGNVDLLWPLYLLTTVNAVAGTIMSAARSAIMPRLLPADLLPAAAALNGISMGVMVTVGPAVAGVLVATVGLSWTYTVDVLLFSVAFLGIFTLPPILPEGEAERPGLRSLREGWDFLKQSPNVRMTFILDIVAMTFGNPRVLYPAVGALLLGGGAVTVGILTAALAAGALLSSLLSGPLGGVRWQGRAIGRAITVYGVCIAGFGVVLLTLHLGWWGEVGEGLPVHIGAVVASCVFLAGAGAADNVSSVFRTTILQTAVPDAMRGRLQGLFIVVVTGGPRVGDLYVGLLAATALLWFPPLLGGVLIVVIVTAAVRRTRSFAEYDALAPTP from the coding sequence GTGAAACTCTTTGTCGATCTTTCCCCCTTTAAATACAGTGGGGCATTCGCCAGATTGTGGATCGGCAATGCGGTTGCCGGCATCGGCACGCAGATGACGCTTGTTGCGGTCGCCCTGCATATCTTCGAACTCACTCAGTCAACCCTCGCTGTCTCGATGGTCGCCCTGTTTTCGCTTGTGCCCATGATTATCGCTGGGCTCTTTGGTGGGATGCTCGCCGACGTGCACGACCGTCGAAAGGTCGCGCTTGCCGCCGCCATCGTCGCGTGGGTTTCAACCGCAGGTATCGCCGCCATCGCCTGGGGCAATGTGGATCTCCTCTGGCCTCTCTACCTACTTACAACCGTGAACGCGGTTGCCGGAACCATCATGAGCGCAGCTCGTTCGGCGATCATGCCGAGGCTGCTTCCCGCCGACCTACTGCCGGCCGCTGCAGCACTGAACGGCATCAGCATGGGCGTCATGGTCACTGTGGGGCCGGCTGTTGCCGGTGTCCTGGTGGCAACCGTTGGCCTGAGCTGGACGTACACGGTCGACGTGCTGCTGTTCAGCGTCGCGTTCCTCGGCATCTTTACCCTGCCTCCCATCCTGCCGGAGGGGGAAGCGGAGCGGCCTGGACTTCGTTCGCTTCGAGAAGGATGGGACTTCCTGAAGCAATCGCCCAACGTGCGCATGACCTTCATCCTCGATATCGTCGCGATGACCTTCGGCAATCCCAGAGTGCTGTATCCGGCGGTCGGGGCGTTACTGCTTGGCGGTGGTGCCGTGACGGTAGGTATCCTGACCGCCGCGCTTGCGGCAGGTGCGCTGTTGAGCTCGTTGCTTTCCGGTCCGCTTGGTGGCGTGCGATGGCAGGGAAGGGCGATTGGGCGCGCCATCACGGTATACGGCGTTTGCATTGCAGGTTTTGGCGTGGTTTTGCTCACCCTTCATCTCGGCTGGTGGGGCGAGGTTGGCGAGGGGCTGCCGGTGCACATTGGAGCCGTTGTTGCTTCCTGCGTGTTCCTTGCTGGCGCTGGTGCCGCAGACAACGTCAGTTCGGTGTTTCGCACCACAATCTTGCAAACCGCGGTTCCTGACGCGATGCGCGGTCGCCTCCAGGGGCTCTTCATCGTGGTGGTCACCGGTGGGCCGCGAGTTGGCGACCTCTATGTTGGGCTGCTTGCCGCAACAGCGTTGCTCTGGTTCCCGCCGCTCCTCGGTGGTGTGCTGATCGTAGTGATCGTTACCGCTGCCGTTCGACGCACGCGCTCATTTGCCGAATACGACGCGTTAGCGCCAACACCCTAG